A single region of the Pseudanabaena sp. FACHB-2040 genome encodes:
- the dnaA gene encoding chromosomal replication initiator protein DnaA — protein MEKALDELWKEVLDRLQTQLSRPTFETWIKPARAQSLNEHELVISTPNPFARNWLQKHYVDTIANVVNEILGQTITIQVIVGSDASDSSDGAGSAAAIDVTWPSPASLPRQSDTSPPKQLHRRYNELNPKAVFSRFVVGSNNRMAHAASLAVAESPGREFNPLFLCGGVGLGKTHLMQAIGHYRLEIDDCARVSYVSTEQFTNDLITAIRKDSMQTFREHYREVDVLLVDDIQFIEGKEYTQEEFFHTFNTLHEAGKQIVLASDRPPKQIPRLQERLCSRFSMGLIADIQSPDFETRMAILQKKAEYENVRIPREAIEYIASVYTTNIRELEGALIRSIAYTSISGLPMTVENLMPVLNPPAEKFDASPSSVIGAVSEAFSISVEDLKSSSRRREISLARQVGMYLMRQLTDLSLPKIGEEFGGKDHTTVMYSCDKIAQVIKRDISLAQTIRQISDRINLSNQPR, from the coding sequence GTGGAGAAGGCTTTGGATGAGCTCTGGAAAGAGGTACTTGACCGATTACAGACACAGCTCAGCCGCCCAACCTTTGAAACCTGGATCAAGCCCGCTCGGGCTCAATCCCTCAACGAGCACGAGCTAGTCATTTCTACGCCCAACCCCTTCGCCCGCAACTGGTTGCAGAAGCACTATGTTGACACGATTGCCAATGTCGTCAACGAGATTTTAGGACAAACCATCACCATTCAGGTCATCGTTGGCAGCGATGCCAGCGATAGCAGCGACGGCGCTGGATCCGCTGCTGCCATTGACGTCACCTGGCCCAGCCCGGCCTCGCTACCGCGCCAGAGCGATACCTCTCCCCCCAAGCAGCTGCATCGCCGCTACAACGAACTCAATCCCAAAGCCGTTTTTTCCCGGTTTGTGGTGGGCTCAAATAACCGCATGGCCCATGCTGCTTCCCTGGCTGTAGCCGAATCGCCGGGCCGCGAATTTAATCCCCTCTTTCTCTGTGGCGGGGTCGGGTTGGGCAAAACCCACCTGATGCAGGCCATTGGACACTATCGACTAGAAATTGATGATTGCGCTCGAGTGTCTTATGTCTCTACCGAGCAATTCACGAACGATCTCATCACTGCTATCCGCAAAGACAGTATGCAGACTTTCCGGGAGCACTACCGGGAAGTCGATGTGCTGCTGGTAGACGACATTCAGTTCATTGAAGGCAAGGAATACACTCAAGAGGAGTTTTTCCACACCTTCAATACGCTTCACGAGGCCGGTAAACAGATTGTGCTGGCGTCTGATCGACCTCCTAAGCAAATCCCTCGCCTGCAGGAACGGCTGTGCTCTCGCTTTTCGATGGGCCTAATTGCTGATATTCAGTCGCCTGACTTTGAAACTCGCATGGCCATTCTTCAAAAGAAAGCGGAATACGAGAATGTGCGCATTCCCCGCGAAGCCATTGAATACATTGCTTCGGTCTACACCACCAATATTCGGGAATTGGAGGGGGCGCTGATTCGCTCTATTGCCTACACCTCTATCTCTGGTCTACCCATGACCGTAGAGAACCTAATGCCAGTCCTCAATCCCCCAGCGGAGAAATTTGATGCTTCGCCCAGCTCAGTGATTGGGGCTGTTTCAGAGGCGTTCAGCATTTCTGTTGAAGATCTAAAAAGCAGTTCCCGGCGGCGGGAGATCAGTTTAGCTCGTCAGGTTGGCATGTATTTGATGCGCCAGCTTACCGATCTGAGCTTGCCCAAAATTGGTGAAGAGTTTGGCGGCAAAGACCATACAACCGTGATGTATAGCTGTGACAAAATCGCCCAGGTGATCAAGCGAGATATTAGCCTGGCTCAGACCATTCGGCAGATTAGCGATCGCATTAACCTATCCAATCAGCCTCGCTAG
- a CDS encoding HhoA/HhoB/HtrA family serine endopeptidase → MSHCDRTLSRSRSAMPRRHRWRQLMTGAMLALASTGAVVAAQPTPARASLEAPILLSQGTGRLLTGQGTNFIADAVERVGPAVVRIDAARTVVRQTPNIFNDPFFREFFGDFGMAGPPSTRVERGTGSGFIISGSGTILTNAHVVQGADQVIVTLRDGREFRGEVVGEDPVTDVAVIRVEATGLPTVSLGNSETLRPGEWAIAIGNPLGLDNTVTAGIISATGRSSAQIRVPDKRVNFIQTDAAINPGNSGGPLLNERGEVIGMNTAIIGGAQGLGFAIPIETARQIADELIAKGYAEHPYLGLQMRTLTPELRNILNSDRRSNIRVQASQGVVVLGILPNSPATRAGIRPGDVIQQLGGRAVTTAEAVQQIVQESTIGQPMPVVVNRGGQSVTVNISPASLHAQTQR, encoded by the coding sequence ATGTCACACTGCGATCGCACCCTATCCCGTTCCCGTTCTGCGATGCCGAGAAGGCACCGCTGGCGGCAGCTGATGACCGGCGCAATGTTAGCGTTGGCCAGTACTGGGGCTGTCGTAGCGGCTCAGCCCACGCCTGCTAGAGCAAGCCTAGAAGCCCCCATTCTGCTGAGCCAAGGTACTGGGCGGCTGCTAACGGGTCAAGGGACTAATTTTATTGCTGATGCCGTTGAGCGGGTTGGGCCTGCGGTGGTGCGAATTGATGCCGCCCGCACCGTGGTACGGCAAACCCCCAACATTTTCAACGACCCCTTCTTTCGAGAATTTTTTGGCGACTTTGGTATGGCCGGGCCGCCCTCCACACGGGTTGAGCGGGGCACCGGCTCGGGCTTTATCATCAGCGGCAGTGGCACCATTTTGACCAATGCCCACGTGGTACAGGGAGCCGATCAGGTCATCGTCACCCTACGCGATGGCCGCGAGTTTCGCGGTGAGGTCGTAGGCGAGGATCCAGTGACCGATGTGGCCGTCATCCGAGTCGAGGCAACTGGCCTGCCAACGGTTTCCCTGGGCAACTCCGAAACCCTGAGACCAGGGGAATGGGCGATCGCAATTGGCAACCCACTCGGCCTAGACAATACTGTTACCGCAGGCATTATCAGCGCTACGGGGCGCAGCAGCGCCCAGATTCGGGTGCCCGACAAGCGAGTTAACTTCATTCAGACCGATGCTGCCATCAACCCCGGCAACTCCGGTGGTCCTCTGCTCAATGAGCGCGGCGAAGTGATCGGCATGAACACGGCCATCATTGGCGGAGCCCAAGGTTTAGGATTTGCCATTCCCATCGAAACCGCCCGCCAGATTGCCGATGAGCTGATTGCCAAAGGCTATGCAGAGCATCCTTACCTCGGTCTGCAAATGCGTACCCTAACGCCAGAACTCAGAAACATTTTGAACAGCGATCGCCGCAGCAACATTCGGGTGCAGGCCAGCCAGGGTGTTGTTGTGCTGGGGATTTTGCCCAACTCTCCCGCCACTAGAGCTGGAATCCGGCCTGGAGACGTGATCCAGCAATTGGGTGGGCGCGCTGTCACCACGGCCGAAGCCGTGCAGCAGATTGTGCAAGAGAGCACGATTGGCCAGCCCATGCCGGTGGTGGTCAACCGAGGCGGTCAGTCAGTTACCGTCAACATCAGCCCCGCCTCGCTCCATGCCCAGACTCAACGCTAG
- the def gene encoding peptide deformylase has product MSTERPIIQLGNPTLRQLAQPVEAIADTQVQQLIDDLLLTVQAANGVGIAAPQVAQSLRLLIVASRPNPRYPQAPVMEPTALINPRLIAHSGETVKGWEGCLSIPGVRGLVPRYREIEVEYLDRCGAVKRVVWTDFVARIFQHEYDHLEGKVFLDRVESTADLMTEQEYKVRVLGEGADLGS; this is encoded by the coding sequence ATGTCAACCGAACGCCCGATTATCCAGCTTGGCAATCCTACCCTGAGGCAATTGGCTCAGCCCGTTGAGGCAATTGCCGATACCCAGGTGCAGCAGCTGATTGACGACCTCTTGTTGACGGTTCAGGCTGCCAACGGAGTTGGCATTGCTGCGCCTCAAGTGGCGCAATCTTTGCGATTACTGATTGTGGCTTCTCGGCCCAATCCTCGGTATCCCCAGGCCCCGGTCATGGAGCCGACTGCCTTAATCAACCCCCGGCTCATTGCTCACTCTGGGGAAACGGTTAAGGGCTGGGAGGGCTGCCTCAGCATCCCCGGCGTGCGAGGACTGGTGCCGCGCTATCGGGAGATTGAAGTCGAGTACTTAGACCGATGCGGTGCGGTGAAGCGAGTTGTCTGGACAGATTTTGTCGCCCGCATTTTTCAGCACGAATACGATCACCTGGAAGGCAAGGTCTTCTTGGATCGAGTTGAGAGCACGGCTGACCTGATGACCGAGCAGGAGTACAAGGTTAGAGTCCTGGGAGAAGGGGCTGACCTTGGGAGTTGA
- a CDS encoding collagen-like protein, with protein MWNRSLGLILFTVLLSGAGAGAGTLGNWVRCAAPAWAFDFQSFGTNGSSGRSGRDGQDGRAGTSQSVTADGRPINLNLAGDDGSDGESGERGGQPSCGFQPRDVRYNLEAASGGSGGSGGRGGNGGEGGSLLVYYADPNALRQISVDARGGRAGRGGTGGQGVAGCWCDRNNWSVRTCTGTPGTPDYSCSDEYFSCRPGRSGSNGSFGQNGQDGSPGQLRIVNQLEPLPPEVPSLTRPLADLVSQPVQLSKNLWDVRTGAAALLAPGSVVRDEYLAYRDRIEGAVQVDWQAPRSIATFATTGVTAEISEAGELGLAFSEEVWIAAEPFQADNVTTFTVTAAVLASDATRLAWGTSQGTGRDLSLSVVDLGQESAYLNTQFWLTLRTSTDDPRDSRRPRYTVRYDDWVPEELVTREGDRFVVDVGRLPISLQALRSGTLAQVELRAVRSLADNSAEQTLSWQGNL; from the coding sequence ATGTGGAATCGATCTTTAGGGCTGATCCTGTTTACTGTTCTGCTATCAGGCGCAGGCGCGGGCGCAGGGACGCTGGGGAACTGGGTCCGGTGTGCCGCGCCAGCCTGGGCTTTTGATTTTCAGAGCTTTGGCACAAACGGCAGCTCTGGGCGCAGCGGCAGGGATGGCCAGGATGGGCGTGCAGGCACCAGTCAATCCGTGACAGCCGACGGCAGGCCCATCAACCTCAATTTGGCTGGCGACGACGGGTCAGACGGAGAGTCGGGCGAGCGCGGCGGTCAGCCTAGCTGTGGCTTTCAGCCTAGAGATGTGCGCTACAACCTGGAGGCGGCCAGCGGCGGCAGCGGCGGCAGTGGTGGGCGAGGTGGCAATGGCGGCGAGGGGGGCTCGCTCCTGGTTTACTATGCTGACCCAAACGCACTGCGGCAAATTTCGGTGGATGCACGCGGTGGACGAGCAGGTCGAGGGGGCACTGGCGGCCAAGGGGTGGCGGGGTGTTGGTGCGATCGCAACAACTGGTCCGTTCGCACCTGCACTGGCACACCGGGCACACCCGACTACAGCTGCAGCGACGAGTACTTTTCCTGCCGTCCGGGCCGCTCCGGCAGCAACGGCAGCTTTGGCCAAAATGGCCAAGATGGCTCGCCGGGGCAGCTGCGGATTGTCAACCAGCTTGAGCCCCTGCCACCAGAGGTGCCCTCACTAACGCGCCCCTTAGCAGATCTGGTCAGTCAACCGGTGCAGCTGTCTAAAAACCTCTGGGATGTGAGAACCGGAGCTGCCGCGCTGTTGGCTCCTGGCTCGGTTGTTAGGGACGAATACTTAGCCTACCGGGACCGGATCGAAGGCGCGGTGCAGGTTGATTGGCAGGCCCCGCGATCAATAGCGACGTTTGCCACCACAGGTGTAACCGCAGAAATTAGTGAGGCAGGAGAATTAGGACTAGCTTTCTCAGAAGAGGTCTGGATTGCCGCAGAACCCTTCCAAGCCGACAACGTGACCACCTTTACCGTGACAGCGGCAGTGCTGGCTAGTGACGCTACTCGGCTAGCCTGGGGCACCTCCCAAGGGACAGGCCGGGATTTGTCGCTGAGCGTAGTCGATTTGGGCCAGGAATCAGCCTACCTCAACACCCAGTTTTGGCTCACCCTCAGAACCAGCACCGACGATCCCCGTGACAGCCGCCGCCCCCGCTACACCGTACGCTACGACGACTGGGTACCCGAGGAACTGGTCACCCGCGAGGGCGATCGCTTTGTGGTCGACGTGGGCAGACTGCCCATCAGCCTGCAGGCACTTCGCAGCGGCACCCTGGCCCAAGTAGAGCTAAGAGCAGTCCGGTCGCTGGCAGACAATTCAGCGGAGCAGACCCTGTCCTGGCAAGGCAACCTGTAG
- a CDS encoding glycosyl hydrolase family 57: MPAEALALADGIPILQKDLPVLSGWDAEIDAVMSRNDAVFLPRTNLRLQDISAGFAIALHMHQPTIPAGAKGELINHLQYMFEHPYEGDNHNAGPFAYCYARIGDFIPELVEQGCNPRVMLDYSGTLLWGLQQMGRQDILGKLRRITTEPTYQPYVEWLGTFWGHAVVPSTPIPDLKLHIRAWQHQFAALFGLEALARVRGFSPPEMHLPNHPDVLYAFIEALQACGYRWLLVQEHTVEALTGEPLKTPHLPHRLVARNSQGEVLEMTALIKTQGSDTKLVGQMQPFAEAKTLSQVSLGNVAVPPLVTQISDGENGGVMMNEFPSAFKRAWHETRQQGSGRVGTVGFNGTEYLELLAAAGCQSADWPQCQPIGQHRLWQHLEANSNETVESAIAALQRQEPAFHMEGGSWTSDRSWVTGYTNVLGPMERLSARFHQTMQQVEHSPSDPLERQYRYTNALIHSLLLQTSCFRYWGQGTWTEYAQEIYRRGDAILSHDF; the protein is encoded by the coding sequence ATGCCTGCAGAGGCTCTTGCGCTAGCTGATGGCATTCCTATCTTGCAAAAAGATTTGCCTGTACTGTCGGGATGGGACGCTGAAATCGATGCGGTGATGAGCCGCAATGACGCTGTTTTTCTCCCGCGTACTAACCTCAGGCTGCAAGATATTTCGGCTGGCTTTGCGATCGCACTGCACATGCACCAGCCGACCATTCCTGCCGGAGCCAAGGGCGAACTGATCAACCATCTGCAGTACATGTTTGAGCACCCCTATGAAGGGGACAACCACAACGCCGGTCCCTTTGCCTACTGCTATGCCCGCATTGGCGACTTCATCCCTGAGTTGGTAGAGCAGGGCTGTAACCCAAGGGTCATGCTCGACTATTCCGGCACCCTGCTGTGGGGTTTGCAGCAGATGGGGCGGCAAGATATCTTGGGCAAGCTGCGGCGGATCACCACAGAGCCAACTTACCAGCCCTATGTAGAGTGGTTGGGTACCTTTTGGGGGCATGCGGTGGTGCCTTCCACCCCCATTCCTGATCTAAAGCTTCACATCCGGGCCTGGCAGCACCAGTTTGCGGCCCTCTTCGGTCTAGAGGCATTGGCACGGGTGCGTGGGTTCTCACCGCCGGAAATGCATTTGCCCAACCATCCCGACGTGCTGTATGCCTTTATCGAGGCGCTGCAGGCGTGTGGCTACCGCTGGCTGCTGGTGCAGGAGCACACCGTCGAAGCCCTAACCGGAGAGCCGCTGAAAACGCCTCACCTGCCCCACCGCCTGGTTGCCCGCAATTCTCAAGGCGAGGTACTAGAAATGACCGCCCTGATTAAAACTCAGGGGTCAGACACAAAGCTGGTAGGCCAGATGCAGCCCTTTGCCGAAGCCAAGACCTTAAGCCAGGTTTCTCTAGGTAATGTGGCGGTGCCGCCCCTGGTCACTCAAATCAGCGACGGCGAAAACGGCGGTGTCATGATGAACGAGTTTCCCAGCGCCTTTAAGCGGGCCTGGCATGAGACGCGGCAGCAGGGCAGTGGTCGAGTTGGCACCGTTGGCTTTAATGGGACAGAGTATTTGGAACTGCTCGCTGCTGCCGGGTGTCAATCCGCCGACTGGCCCCAGTGTCAGCCGATTGGGCAGCACCGGCTCTGGCAGCATCTAGAAGCAAACTCAAACGAGACTGTGGAGAGTGCGATCGCAGCTCTACAGCGGCAAGAGCCCGCCTTTCATATGGAAGGGGGCTCTTGGACCAGCGACAGAAGCTGGGTGACTGGCTACACCAACGTGCTCGGGCCAATGGAACGCCTGAGTGCCCGCTTCCACCAAACCATGCAGCAGGTCGAGCATTCCCCTAGCGACCCGCTGGAGCGGCAGTACCGCTACACCAATGCCCTGATCCACAGCCTGCTGCTGCAGACCAGCTGCTTCCGCTACTGGGGACAGGGCACCTGGACCGAATACGCCCAGGAGATTTATCGGCGCGGAGACGCCATTCTCAGCCACGATTTCTAG
- a CDS encoding Fur family transcriptional regulator, producing the protein MQDKAVVTKPIRSLDDAIERCQTLGMRLSRQRRYILELLWQEQEHLSAREIYDRLNRQGREIGHTSVYQNLEALSEQGVIECLERSDGRLYGHISDSHSHVNCLDSQRIIDITVELPEDLIRQVEAQTGIKITDYRIDFFGVQTAADETK; encoded by the coding sequence ATGCAAGACAAGGCTGTTGTCACTAAGCCTATTCGTTCTCTCGATGACGCTATTGAGCGGTGCCAAACCTTGGGCATGCGTCTCAGTCGCCAGCGTCGCTACATTTTAGAACTGCTCTGGCAGGAGCAGGAGCACCTGTCTGCCCGCGAGATCTACGATCGCCTCAATCGTCAGGGCCGAGAAATTGGGCATACCTCGGTCTACCAAAACCTGGAAGCGCTTTCTGAACAGGGGGTTATCGAGTGCCTTGAGCGCTCCGATGGTCGCCTTTACGGACACATCAGCGACTCCCATAGCCACGTCAATTGTCTGGACTCGCAGCGCATCATCGATATCACTGTTGAGCTTCCAGAAGATCTGATCAGGCAAGTTGAAGCTCAAACGGGCATTAAAATTACTGATTACCGCATCGACTTCTTCGGTGTCCAGACCGCTGCCGATGAGACGAAGTAG
- a CDS encoding MlaE family lipid ABC transporter permease subunit: protein MALFLGGQVLMRILQGRINRQHALEQMVAAGPESLMPVLMTNLFAGMIFTIQTARELVRFGSLHALGGAFALAFCRELAPILTAAILAGQVGSAFAAEIGCMKVTDQIDALKVLRTDPVDYLVVPRVVACCTMLPVLTVLGLVMGIGGGVAVAHQLYDVSPSLFLDSVRSLLVLTDLTTVLLKSVIFGAMIALAGCTWGLTTTCSRSVGRSATSAVVTTWVALFVVDFFLSLVMFQSVGVVSH, encoded by the coding sequence ATGGCCCTGTTTCTGGGAGGTCAGGTGCTCATGCGCATCTTGCAGGGACGCATCAACCGTCAGCACGCTCTAGAACAGATGGTTGCTGCTGGCCCCGAGTCTCTTATGCCAGTCCTGATGACCAATCTGTTTGCAGGCATGATTTTCACGATTCAAACGGCTCGTGAACTGGTTCGCTTTGGCAGCCTGCACGCCTTGGGCGGAGCCTTTGCCTTGGCCTTTTGCCGTGAGCTAGCGCCAATTTTGACTGCTGCTATTCTGGCTGGGCAGGTCGGGTCTGCCTTTGCTGCCGAGATCGGCTGTATGAAGGTTACTGACCAGATCGATGCTCTCAAAGTCTTGAGAACAGATCCGGTAGATTACCTGGTGGTGCCCAGAGTTGTTGCCTGCTGTACTATGCTGCCGGTGCTAACTGTGCTGGGATTGGTCATGGGTATTGGCGGCGGCGTTGCCGTAGCGCACCAGCTTTACGACGTTAGCCCATCGCTATTTCTCGACTCGGTGCGATCGCTTCTAGTCCTCACCGATCTCACGACTGTGCTCCTGAAATCGGTCATCTTCGGCGCGATGATAGCGCTAGCGGGATGCACCTGGGGGTTGACTACAACCTGCAGCCGCAGCGTAGGCCGTTCGGCTACCTCCGCTGTCGTTACTACTTGGGTAGCTCTATTTGTCGTTGACTTCTTTTTGTCTCTAGTTATGTTTCAAAGCGTCGGGGTGGTGAGTCATTAA
- a CDS encoding SMC family ATPase, which translates to MQILSVTLKNFKTHRDRYFEFQPGTNAICGENGAGKTSLLEAIAWALFNHQGDYAKEDLIRNGSSSAQVTVAFISSRDQRTYEVQRCTQRGYTLYDPQLNERLPYTRIKDEVLPWLRQHLGVGPGTDLAQLFARTIGVPQGTFTADFLQTAENRKTVFDAILKVEEYKAAYKQMNSLRRYAENQVESVKQEIAQYEEALQALPDLQARQQAVAQEIQANQAQLQALELALADLQEQRGRLQAEAQKLQALSSQLQTLGSQIEGKTQVSARLRQSLEQAKQATAICEANQAAYEQYQAAEAQLQALSKQQQARQTLQTQLRAVQKQAEKKQAVLTRLQVQLESLDSTAQELTRLQPLAQEQSQLEQQLSEVQQQLQALHPISLQLQHLQQQSQQSQQQAATLETALGRLQRLKPLVEEIAELEQQCDRIQQQLSRLEAARQFEQELQTLVTNSQTDIGQYKTQADEALQTLASLQATTPVLSATAVTALKSAIESGVALNHTLVSQVEEILQDLASQTDASTLRQRLQDSRKAVEQRYQYRGELAQLPVQQQQLVVLKTQQQQWQTEQQTLQTRLQAGAPLQEEQRTLNQTLAALGNPKGQCHLLEKSLQDRSQLQTTYNQQSADQQAWHQQIADLETQLEAFADLDLQVAQQQTIKQTHWTGHSLYLQNQQAAEQQPQLLAELTATEQTIESLEQQRSHLQQDYTAQQALFDPAALAAIEGQYGEMRSQADRLSGSLPQQQKLLAELEQQLAALQETTQKRNRAEQERLRRDRIKRFVNFARNAYKEAGPRISECYVQSISREADRLFRELLNRPNVALEWTRDYEILVQEGPDRRRFINLSGGEQMCAALAVRLALLKVLADIDIAFFDEPTTNMDRPRRESLAEAISRIKSFRQLFVISHDDTFEKVTENVILIERES; encoded by the coding sequence ATGCAAATCCTGTCTGTTACCCTGAAGAACTTCAAGACCCATCGCGATCGCTACTTTGAATTTCAGCCCGGCACCAACGCCATTTGTGGAGAAAACGGAGCAGGTAAAACTAGCCTCTTAGAAGCCATTGCTTGGGCTCTGTTTAACCACCAGGGTGACTATGCCAAGGAAGACTTAATCCGCAACGGCAGCAGCAGCGCCCAGGTAACCGTGGCCTTTATCTCCAGCCGCGATCAGCGCACCTACGAAGTGCAGCGCTGCACCCAGCGAGGCTACACCCTTTACGATCCCCAGCTCAACGAACGGTTGCCCTATACCCGTATTAAAGATGAAGTGCTGCCTTGGCTGCGGCAGCACTTGGGCGTTGGCCCCGGCACTGACTTGGCCCAGCTCTTTGCTCGCACCATTGGCGTGCCCCAGGGCACCTTTACCGCCGATTTTTTGCAAACTGCTGAAAACCGCAAAACCGTCTTCGACGCCATTCTCAAAGTAGAAGAGTATAAAGCGGCCTATAAACAGATGAATAGCCTGCGGCGCTATGCTGAGAATCAGGTTGAGTCCGTCAAACAAGAGATTGCTCAGTACGAAGAAGCCTTACAGGCGCTGCCTGACCTGCAGGCCAGACAGCAGGCAGTCGCGCAGGAAATTCAGGCGAATCAGGCTCAGCTGCAGGCTTTAGAACTGGCGCTAGCAGATCTGCAGGAACAGCGAGGCAGGCTGCAGGCCGAGGCCCAAAAGCTGCAGGCGCTCTCAAGTCAGCTGCAAACTCTGGGCAGCCAAATCGAGGGCAAAACCCAAGTCAGTGCTCGCCTGAGGCAGTCCTTGGAGCAGGCCAAGCAGGCCACAGCAATCTGTGAGGCCAACCAGGCGGCCTATGAGCAGTACCAAGCGGCCGAAGCTCAGCTACAGGCCCTGAGTAAACAGCAGCAGGCGCGGCAAACGCTACAGACACAGCTACGAGCAGTGCAGAAGCAGGCCGAGAAAAAGCAGGCCGTTCTGACCCGGCTGCAGGTGCAGCTAGAGTCTCTAGACAGCACGGCACAAGAACTCACCCGGCTGCAGCCCCTAGCCCAAGAACAGTCTCAGCTAGAGCAACAGCTCAGCGAAGTTCAGCAGCAGCTTCAGGCGCTTCACCCAATCAGCCTACAGCTGCAACATCTGCAGCAGCAGAGCCAGCAAAGCCAGCAGCAAGCCGCTACGCTAGAGACAGCGCTGGGTAGGCTGCAGCGCCTGAAGCCACTAGTCGAAGAAATTGCAGAACTAGAGCAGCAGTGCGATCGCATCCAGCAGCAGCTCAGCCGCTTAGAGGCCGCCCGCCAGTTTGAGCAAGAACTGCAGACCCTGGTCACCAACAGCCAAACCGACATTGGCCAGTACAAAACCCAGGCAGACGAAGCGCTGCAAACACTAGCTTCGCTGCAGGCTACTACTCCGGTGCTGTCTGCTACTGCTGTTACTGCCTTAAAAAGCGCCATTGAGTCAGGGGTTGCCCTCAACCACACTCTGGTGAGCCAGGTAGAAGAGATTTTGCAAGATTTGGCTAGCCAGACCGATGCCAGCACCCTCCGCCAGCGGCTGCAGGATTCCCGCAAAGCGGTGGAGCAGCGGTACCAGTACCGGGGTGAATTGGCTCAGCTGCCAGTCCAGCAGCAGCAGTTGGTCGTGCTCAAGACTCAACAGCAGCAGTGGCAGACAGAGCAACAAACCCTCCAGACCCGGCTACAGGCAGGTGCCCCGCTACAGGAAGAGCAGCGCACCCTGAACCAGACGTTAGCAGCCTTGGGCAATCCGAAAGGGCAGTGCCATCTGCTCGAAAAATCCCTTCAAGATCGTTCTCAGCTACAGACAACCTACAACCAACAGAGCGCTGACCAGCAAGCCTGGCACCAGCAGATAGCCGATCTAGAGACTCAGCTAGAAGCCTTTGCTGACTTGGATCTGCAGGTCGCCCAACAGCAGACCATTAAGCAGACCCATTGGACCGGCCACTCGCTCTATCTACAGAATCAGCAGGCCGCTGAGCAGCAGCCCCAACTTTTAGCAGAACTGACAGCCACCGAGCAGACCATTGAGAGCCTAGAGCAGCAGCGATCGCACCTGCAGCAAGACTACACTGCTCAGCAAGCCTTGTTTGATCCGGCGGCGCTAGCAGCAATTGAGGGCCAGTATGGGGAAATGCGATCGCAGGCCGATCGCCTCAGCGGCAGCCTGCCTCAGCAGCAAAAACTGCTGGCCGAGCTGGAGCAGCAGCTAGCAGCCCTACAAGAGACGACCCAAAAACGAAACCGGGCCGAGCAGGAGCGCTTGAGGCGCGATCGCATCAAGCGATTTGTGAATTTTGCCCGCAATGCTTACAAAGAAGCCGGTCCCCGCATCAGCGAGTGCTACGTCCAGAGCATTTCTCGGGAAGCTGACCGACTGTTTCGGGAGCTGCTAAATCGCCCCAACGTAGCCCTAGAGTGGACCCGCGATTATGAGATTCTGGTGCAGGAAGGCCCCGATCGCCGCCGCTTTATTAACCTATCGGGAGGTGAGCAGATGTGCGCCGCTCTGGCTGTGCGGTTAGCTCTCCTGAAGGTGCTGGCCGACATCGATATTGCTTTCTTTGACGAACCCACCACCAACATGGACCGCCCTCGCAGAGAAAGTCTGGCCGAGGCCATCTCCCGCATCAAATCCTTCCGTCAGCTCTTCGTTATCAGCCATGACGACACCTTTGAAAAGGTTACCGAAAACGTCATTTTGATAGAACGAGAGAGTTGA